The following proteins come from a genomic window of Macaca thibetana thibetana isolate TM-01 chromosome 15, ASM2454274v1, whole genome shotgun sequence:
- the FXN gene encoding frataxin, mitochondrial isoform X1 — translation MWTFGRRAVAGLLASPSPAQAQTLTRAPRLAELAQLCSRRGLRTGINATCTTHHTSSNLRGLNQIRNVKRQSVYLMNLRKSGTLGHPGSLDDTTYERLAEETLDSLAEFFEDLADKPYTFEDYDVSFGSGVLTVKLGGDLGTYVINKQTPNKQIWLSSPSSGPKRYDWTGKNWVYSHDGVSLHELLGAELTKALKTKLDLSSLAYSGKDA, via the exons ATGTGGACTTTCGGGCGCCGCGCAGTTGCCGGCCTCCTGGCGTCCCCCAGCCCGGCCCAGGCCCAGACCCTCACCCGGGCCCCGCGGCTGGCAGAGTTGGCCCAGCTCTGCAGCCGCCGGGGCCTGCGCACCGGCATCAATGCGACCTGCACAACCCACCACACC AGTTCGAACCTCCGTGGCCTCAACCAGATTCGGAATGTCAAAAGGCAGAGTGTCTACTTGATGAATTTGAGGAAATCGGGAACTTTGGGCCACCCAGG CTCTCTAGATGACACCACCTATGAAAGACTAGCAGAGGAAACGCTGGACTCTTTAGCAGAGTTTTTTGAAGACCTTGCAGACAAGCCATACACCTTTGAGGACTATGATGTTTCCTTTGGG AGTGGTGTCTTAACTGTTAAACTGGGTGGAGATCTAGGAACCTACGTGATCAACAAGCAGACGCCAAACAAGCAAATCTGGTTATCTTCTCCATCCAG TGGACCCAAGCGTTATGACTGGACTGGGAAAAACTGGGTGTATTCCCACGACGGCGTTTCCCTCCATGAGCTGCTGGGCGCAGAGCTCACTAAAGCCTTAAAAACCAAACTGGACTTGTCTTCCTTGGCCTATTCCGGAAAAGACGCTTGA
- the FXN gene encoding frataxin, mitochondrial isoform X2 has translation MWTFGRRAVAGLLASPSPAQAQTLTRAPRLAELAQLCSRRGLRTGINATCTTHHTSSNLRGLNQIRNVKRQSVYLMNLRKSGTLGHPGSLDDTTYERLAEETLDSLAEFFEDLADKPYTFEDYDVSFGSGVLTVKLGGDLGTYVINKQTPNKQIWLSSPSRYVVDPSVMTGLGKTGCIPTTAFPSMSCWAQSSLKP, from the exons ATGTGGACTTTCGGGCGCCGCGCAGTTGCCGGCCTCCTGGCGTCCCCCAGCCCGGCCCAGGCCCAGACCCTCACCCGGGCCCCGCGGCTGGCAGAGTTGGCCCAGCTCTGCAGCCGCCGGGGCCTGCGCACCGGCATCAATGCGACCTGCACAACCCACCACACC AGTTCGAACCTCCGTGGCCTCAACCAGATTCGGAATGTCAAAAGGCAGAGTGTCTACTTGATGAATTTGAGGAAATCGGGAACTTTGGGCCACCCAGG CTCTCTAGATGACACCACCTATGAAAGACTAGCAGAGGAAACGCTGGACTCTTTAGCAGAGTTTTTTGAAGACCTTGCAGACAAGCCATACACCTTTGAGGACTATGATGTTTCCTTTGGG AGTGGTGTCTTAACTGTTAAACTGGGTGGAGATCTAGGAACCTACGTGATCAACAAGCAGACGCCAAACAAGCAAATCTGGTTATCTTCTCCATCCAGGTATGTAG TGGACCCAAGCGTTATGACTGGACTGGGAAAAACTGGGTGTATTCCCACGACGGCGTTTCCCTCCATGAGCTGCTGGGCGCAGAGCTCACTAAAGCCTTAA